Proteins from a single region of Campylobacter sputorum:
- the ftsH gene encoding ATP-dependent zinc metalloprotease FtsH translates to MNNNDNKNNGNNFFNKNPILVFAIFAIVLVMVFRGFSESGVGFGQQGASTKNIAYSEFKNLIKNKNISEVAIGNTTIKGISSSSGMKIVYVAKKVNDNTLITLLEENGIPYGAYSETNWLSDILFSWVIPIFIFFGIWMFLASRMQKNMGSGILGIGSSKKLVSSEKPKVKFNDVAGVEEAKEEVKEIVDFLKFPDRYISLGAKIPKGVLLVGPPGTGKTLLAKAVAGEANVPFFSVSGSSFIEMFVGVGASRVRDLFENAKKEAPAIVFIDEIDAIGKSRAANGFNGGNDEREQTLNQLLAEMDGFSSDSSPVIVLAATNRPEVLDAALLRPGRFDRQVLVDKPDFEGRVAILKTHSKDIKLSSDVDLEALARLTAGLAGADLANIINEAALLAGRNASPSVNQQNLVEAVERAIAGLEKKSRRINAKEKKIVAYHECGHALISEVTKGAEKVTKVSIIPRGLAALGYTLNTPEENKFLMQRHELIARVDVLLGGRAAEQVFIKEISTGASNDLERATDIIKAMVSMYGMSDIAGLMVLEKQRNVFLNGGQSLKDYSDDMAKKLDDFVKETLNERFEEVLKTLQTYSGAIENMVSALYETETITGEQVREIIKKYEEENSLPSRLNISNKDEKEEIEV, encoded by the coding sequence GTGAATAATAACGACAATAAAAATAATGGAAATAATTTTTTTAATAAAAATCCAATACTAGTTTTTGCAATATTTGCTATAGTATTAGTAATGGTTTTTAGGGGATTTTCAGAAAGTGGTGTAGGATTTGGACAACAAGGTGCTTCTACAAAAAATATAGCTTACTCAGAATTTAAAAATCTTATAAAAAATAAAAATATAAGCGAAGTTGCGATAGGTAATACAACTATAAAAGGTATATCTTCATCAAGCGGTATGAAAATAGTTTATGTTGCAAAAAAAGTAAATGACAATACTCTAATCACCTTGCTTGAAGAAAACGGAATTCCATATGGCGCATATAGTGAGACAAATTGGTTAAGTGATATACTTTTTTCTTGGGTAATTCCTATATTTATATTTTTTGGTATATGGATGTTTCTTGCAAGTCGTATGCAAAAAAATATGGGAAGTGGAATTTTAGGTATCGGAAGTAGTAAAAAACTTGTTAGTTCAGAAAAGCCAAAAGTTAAATTTAATGATGTTGCTGGTGTTGAAGAAGCAAAAGAAGAGGTAAAAGAAATAGTTGATTTTCTTAAATTTCCAGATAGATATATCTCTCTTGGAGCTAAAATTCCAAAAGGTGTTTTATTGGTAGGACCTCCTGGAACTGGTAAAACTTTACTTGCAAAAGCTGTTGCGGGAGAGGCAAATGTTCCATTTTTTTCAGTTTCTGGTTCTAGTTTTATAGAGATGTTTGTCGGCGTTGGTGCTAGCAGAGTTAGAGATCTTTTTGAAAACGCAAAAAAAGAAGCTCCTGCGATAGTATTTATAGATGAGATTGATGCTATAGGTAAAAGTAGGGCTGCAAATGGCTTTAATGGGGGAAATGATGAAAGAGAACAAACGCTAAATCAACTTTTAGCTGAGATGGATGGATTTAGTTCAGATTCAAGTCCTGTTATAGTTTTAGCAGCGACCAATAGACCAGAGGTTTTAGATGCTGCACTTCTTAGACCAGGACGCTTTGATAGACAAGTATTGGTTGATAAGCCTGATTTTGAAGGAAGGGTTGCTATACTTAAAACACACAGCAAAGATATAAAACTTTCAAGCGATGTTGATTTAGAAGCACTAGCTAGATTAACTGCCGGTCTTGCTGGAGCAGATTTAGCAAATATTATAAATGAAGCTGCACTTCTTGCTGGAAGAAATGCAAGTCCAAGTGTTAATCAACAAAATTTAGTAGAAGCTGTAGAGCGAGCAATAGCTGGACTTGAGAAAAAATCTCGCCGTATAAATGCAAAAGAGAAAAAAATAGTAGCTTATCATGAGTGTGGTCATGCCCTGATATCTGAAGTTACAAAAGGTGCTGAAAAAGTTACAAAAGTTTCTATAATTCCAAGAGGACTAGCTGCACTTGGTTATACATTAAATACCCCTGAAGAAAATAAATTTCTTATGCAGCGTCATGAACTAATAGCAAGAGTTGATGTGCTTCTTGGTGGTAGAGCAGCTGAACAAGTATTTATAAAAGAAATTTCAACTGGTGCTAGTAATGATTTAGAAAGAGCAACAGATATTATAAAAGCCATGGTTTCGATGTATGGAATGAGTGATATTGCTGGTCTTATGGTTCTAGAAAAACAAAGAAATGTATTTTTAAATGGCGGACAAAGTTTAAAAGATTATAGTGATGATATGGCTAAAAAGCTTGATGATTTCGTAAAAGAAACATTAAATGAGAGATTTGAAGAAGTTCTAAAAACTCTGCAAACTTATAGTGGTGCTATAGAAAATATGGTAAGTGCGTTATATGAAACAGAAACTATAACAGGAGAACAAGTTAGAGAAATTATTAAAAAATACGAAGAAGAAAATTCTCTTCCAAGTAGATTAAATATCTCCAACAAAGATGAAAAAGAAGAGATTGAAGTATGA
- a CDS encoding chemotaxis response regulator CheY, with the protein MKLLVVDDSSTMRRIIKNTLGRLGHKDVLEAEHGVEAWDILSKTPDINVLITDWNMPEMNGLELVKKVRAEQKYIDMPIIMVTTEGGKAEVITALKAGVNNYIVKPFTPQVLKEKLEDVLG; encoded by the coding sequence GTGAAACTCTTAGTTGTAGACGATAGCTCGACAATGCGAAGAATTATAAAAAACACCCTTGGCAGACTCGGACATAAAGATGTTTTAGAGGCAGAACATGGTGTCGAGGCTTGGGATATTTTAAGTAAAACACCTGATATTAATGTGCTTATAACAGATTGGAATATGCCAGAAATGAACGGACTTGAGCTTGTTAAAAAAGTTAGGGCTGAACAAAAATATATTGATATGCCTATAATTATGGTTACAACAGAAGGTGGAAAAGCAGAAGTTATTACAGCTTTAAAAGCAGGAGTAAATAACTATATTGTAAAACCTTTCACACCTCAGGTTTTAAAAGAGAAGCTAGAAGATGTTCTTGGGTAA
- a CDS encoding 50S ribosomal protein L11 methyltransferase → MKDHFFELSIKSSLYFELFSDFIFSLGITCIEQKDDYLIIRSEENLDDVLWGIKEYAKRLEEIYDKKIVIESKLEKKENIDWIKKYQDSVQPIQIGDFYIRPSWKKPKNSLLDIIIDPALAFGSGHHESTATCIQLIQKYTKDTKTALDVGCGSGILSIVMSKLGLSVDGCDTDEQAIQSTLSNAKKNGVSLNNLWCGSISNLEKKYDFVVANIIADVIFVLKSDLKKAINKNGYLLLSGILNKYDDRIKDSFSDLTLLEHEKLNEWSSFIFKK, encoded by the coding sequence ATGAAAGATCATTTTTTTGAATTAAGTATAAAATCTAGTCTGTATTTTGAGCTTTTTTCAGATTTTATTTTTTCTTTAGGTATAACTTGTATAGAGCAAAAAGATGATTATTTAATAATAAGATCCGAAGAAAATTTAGATGATGTGCTTTGGGGTATTAAAGAATATGCAAAGCGTCTTGAAGAGATATATGATAAAAAAATAGTAATAGAATCTAAATTAGAAAAAAAAGAAAATATTGATTGGATAAAAAAATATCAAGATAGTGTTCAGCCTATACAAATAGGCGATTTTTATATAAGACCTAGTTGGAAAAAGCCTAAAAATAGTCTTTTGGATATTATTATAGATCCAGCGCTTGCTTTTGGTTCTGGACATCATGAAAGCACTGCAACTTGCATTCAACTAATACAAAAATACACAAAAGATACTAAAACAGCACTTGATGTTGGATGTGGAAGTGGTATTTTAAGTATTGTTATGTCTAAATTGGGACTTAGTGTAGATGGTTGCGATACAGACGAGCAAGCTATACAAAGTACTTTGTCTAATGCTAAAAAAAATGGCGTTAGTCTTAATAATCTTTGGTGTGGTTCTATATCAAATTTAGAAAAAAAATATGATTTTGTTGTTGCAAATATCATAGCTGATGTGATTTTTGTATTAAAGAGTGATTTAAAAAAAGCGATCAATAAAAACGGATATCTTTTGTTATCTGGTATCTTAAATAAATATGATGATAGAATAAAAGATAGCTTTAGTGATTTAACATTGCTAGAACATGAAAAACTAAATGAATGGTCTAGTTTTATATTTAAAAAATAA